Proteins encoded in a region of the Streptomyces sp. NBC_00513 genome:
- a CDS encoding DUF5994 family protein has product MADSEIHHHYELLLPDEIHHTVKPGTALLRLETTHTRDGVLDGAWWPRSSDPLAELPELISVLTGHLGPISRIGLDASTWQDIPTRLVVDGHVVHLVSDPVGDDTVLITRGENDHFALLVVPPNTRPAAARTAMARAVRADNTTPATQILMAVTIEAPTPEDDEPAPAA; this is encoded by the coding sequence ATGGCCGACTCCGAGATCCACCACCACTACGAGCTGCTTCTCCCGGACGAGATCCACCACACGGTGAAGCCCGGCACGGCGCTGCTCCGACTGGAGACCACGCACACCCGTGACGGCGTGCTGGACGGCGCGTGGTGGCCCCGTTCGAGCGACCCCCTGGCCGAGCTGCCCGAACTGATCTCGGTACTGACCGGCCACCTCGGCCCGATCTCCCGCATCGGCCTGGACGCCTCGACCTGGCAGGACATCCCGACCCGCCTGGTCGTCGACGGCCACGTCGTGCACCTCGTCTCCGACCCGGTCGGAGACGACACCGTCCTCATCACCCGCGGCGAGAACGACCACTTCGCGCTCCTGGTCGTCCCCCCGAACACCCGGCCCGCCGCCGCCCGCACCGCGATGGCCCGAGCGGTCCGCGCCGACAACACCACCCCCGCGACCCAGATCCTCATGGCCGTAACCATCGAAGCCCCCACCCCGGAGGACGACGAACCGGCCCCGGCCGCCTGA
- a CDS encoding FtsX-like permease family protein, translating into MSRVSHRRLAWVLGWRLASRSRLRTLLVCLAIALPVAAGSAVAALSATSRVSISEARAVAYGSADGRISTLSGEQKENATDPTASTAQVAALLPGGTRLAYDIDVIGLVLRGPEGQQSTVDGRAVDLADPLTAGLYRTDRGAPSTQDGTIVLSSALAKAVGVTAVGRQVSVGETRFTVSGLVSDRNDLSHRLFALPPGGARTTAALAAAKDVGSPRWFVGLPPQADLSSASGKLKSAGYAYTPGSQASAIAEQSDATDSTALLVGFGLLAEISLLVTAAFAVVVRSQRRHMGLLAALGAPAQVSSAFFRTHALCVSVLGSFVGVGVGQGTAHVVAPVLAERAGADWGAVDGAWLTSLILVVTAVAVTVVVSTLPARAALKEHPTALLKAVPPVHGNRRLRLRTAASGCLVAATVTGLAAAVAGAGALTAVLGVAVFILGITGTAMSLSAAATRRADTAYLPLPTLLRSALRSLLAFPVRAATTLIALGVVAAVSTTVLVASASVAQKQRDDYQASLPQNAALLVTPRALSDAERAALRGSAGAAEVSTSYKRAAIGRDGKQVAVSPRTDFLGCISDRGLLKYGQNDWHSCYAASASQIPFPTVGIADAAAAQVLAGAMTDEQRSRYERGEAAVAVTPTGLKDTVDLVAQARKKDGFLLEMTATLSLIRLRSTGGEEYQQLPAVLVSPAGARKSKIIPVGPDTYLLHGDSKLKQQEVLRGLPADTQADSTVAVESGPSVVSAVQRLQPIVAAISALTTMVIVAAMVSLWTSDLRGEYQMLGAVGAGAWWRRRLASSMSALLIVASGIIGTGWGIAASVAFLTGMETDISIPAGWLALTVVAAVVTAAVVGGALVPRHARAQRQA; encoded by the coding sequence TTGAGCCGCGTCAGTCACCGTCGCTTGGCGTGGGTGCTCGGCTGGCGGCTGGCGAGCCGCAGCCGGTTGCGCACGCTCCTCGTCTGCCTGGCCATCGCCCTGCCCGTCGCCGCCGGCTCGGCGGTGGCCGCGTTGAGCGCCACCTCCCGTGTCTCGATCAGCGAGGCCAGGGCCGTCGCGTACGGCTCGGCCGACGGGCGGATCAGCACGCTCTCCGGCGAGCAGAAGGAGAACGCGACCGACCCGACCGCTTCCACCGCGCAGGTGGCAGCACTGTTACCCGGCGGCACACGCCTCGCCTATGACATCGACGTCATCGGGCTCGTGCTGCGAGGCCCGGAAGGACAGCAGAGCACCGTCGACGGACGGGCGGTCGACCTGGCTGATCCGCTCACTGCCGGCCTGTACCGCACGGACCGTGGTGCTCCTTCCACCCAGGACGGGACCATCGTGTTGTCGTCCGCGCTGGCGAAGGCGGTTGGCGTCACGGCCGTCGGCCGGCAGGTCTCGGTGGGCGAGACCCGGTTCACGGTCTCGGGCCTGGTATCCGACCGCAACGACCTGAGTCACCGGCTGTTCGCCCTGCCGCCGGGCGGAGCGCGGACCACCGCAGCGCTGGCGGCGGCCAAGGACGTGGGGAGCCCTCGATGGTTCGTGGGCCTGCCGCCGCAAGCCGACCTGTCCTCGGCGTCCGGAAAGTTGAAGAGCGCCGGTTACGCCTACACTCCCGGCAGCCAAGCCTCGGCCATCGCCGAGCAGAGCGACGCCACGGATTCCACCGCCCTGCTCGTCGGATTCGGGCTGCTGGCAGAGATCAGCCTCCTGGTGACCGCGGCTTTCGCCGTCGTCGTACGCAGTCAGCGCCGGCACATGGGTCTGCTGGCCGCCCTCGGCGCCCCGGCCCAAGTGAGTTCGGCTTTCTTCCGCACGCACGCGCTGTGCGTGTCCGTACTGGGATCCTTCGTCGGCGTCGGGGTCGGGCAGGGCACGGCCCATGTGGTCGCGCCTGTACTGGCTGAGCGCGCGGGCGCCGACTGGGGGGCAGTGGACGGCGCGTGGCTCACGTCGTTGATCCTCGTCGTGACGGCCGTGGCCGTCACGGTCGTCGTATCGACGCTGCCCGCGCGTGCGGCCCTGAAGGAACATCCCACCGCTCTCCTGAAGGCGGTTCCGCCGGTTCACGGCAATCGACGGTTGCGTCTGCGCACGGCTGCTTCCGGCTGCCTCGTGGCGGCGACGGTTACCGGTCTGGCCGCAGCGGTGGCAGGTGCCGGGGCCCTGACCGCAGTCCTGGGGGTCGCGGTCTTCATCCTGGGTATCACGGGCACGGCCATGTCCCTGTCCGCGGCGGCCACTCGCCGCGCGGACACCGCGTACCTGCCCCTGCCCACACTGCTGCGGTCCGCCCTGAGGTCACTGCTCGCCTTTCCCGTCCGCGCCGCCACCACGCTGATCGCGCTGGGTGTCGTGGCCGCCGTTTCCACCACGGTCCTCGTGGCCTCGGCCTCCGTGGCCCAGAAGCAGCGGGACGACTATCAGGCGTCGCTGCCGCAGAACGCCGCTCTCCTCGTGACCCCTCGTGCTCTCAGCGATGCGGAGCGGGCTGCGCTGAGGGGCTCCGCCGGGGCTGCCGAGGTGTCGACCAGTTACAAGCGCGCGGCCATCGGGCGAGACGGGAAGCAGGTCGCGGTATCCCCTCGGACGGACTTCCTCGGCTGCATCAGTGACCGCGGGCTGTTGAAGTACGGCCAGAACGACTGGCACTCCTGCTACGCGGCCTCGGCCTCGCAGATCCCCTTTCCGACGGTCGGGATCGCGGATGCCGCAGCCGCGCAGGTTCTGGCCGGGGCCATGACGGACGAGCAGCGTAGCCGGTACGAGAGGGGGGAGGCGGCCGTCGCGGTCACCCCGACCGGACTGAAGGACACCGTGGACCTGGTGGCCCAGGCCCGTAAGAAGGACGGCTTCCTCCTCGAGATGACGGCGACGCTGTCCCTGATTCGATTGCGGAGCACCGGAGGCGAGGAGTACCAACAGCTCCCCGCGGTCCTGGTCAGCCCGGCAGGAGCACGGAAGTCGAAGATCATCCCTGTTGGCCCCGACACCTACCTCCTCCACGGCGACTCCAAACTCAAGCAGCAGGAGGTCCTCCGCGGCCTTCCTGCGGACACGCAAGCGGACTCGACTGTCGCAGTGGAGTCCGGGCCCTCGGTCGTCAGCGCGGTCCAGAGGCTCCAGCCGATCGTGGCAGCCATCTCAGCGCTGACAACGATGGTGATCGTCGCCGCAATGGTCAGCCTCTGGACCTCCGACCTCAGGGGCGAGTACCAGATGCTCGGCGCGGTGGGCGCCGGCGCCTGGTGGCGCCGTCGGCTGGCCTCCTCCATGTCCGCCTTGCTGATCGTGGCGAGCGGCATCATCGGAACCGGATGGGGCATTGCGGCTTCCGTGGCCTTCCTCACCGGAATGGAGACCGACATCTCCATTCCCGCGGGATGGCTGGCCCTCACCGTCGTCGCGGCCGTGGTCACAGCCGCCGTCGTGGGAGGAGCGCTGGTACCCCGTCACGCCCGAGCGCAGCGGCAAGCCTGA
- a CDS encoding ABC transporter ATP-binding protein: MRTAVSTAPQAGGPLEPVLRLEGVHKIYGAGETRHVALDAVTVDFHAGTLAAVVGHSGSGKSTLLNIAGGLEQATSGTVTLAGHVLTRMGPAELTRTRAGFVAYVFQEYNLIRTMTVLENVCLPMELSGMPRKEAREKAVEALERTGVPRHTRKFPDQLSGGEQQRVAIARAIADHRPLVLADEPTGALDSANGEHVIGLLREVADSGVACVIATHNPEVTAAADQVVRLQDGRIVAAGAP; this comes from the coding sequence ATGCGCACCGCGGTTTCCACTGCACCCCAAGCCGGAGGGCCGCTCGAACCGGTCCTCCGGCTTGAGGGCGTTCACAAGATATACGGGGCGGGCGAGACGCGTCATGTGGCGCTGGATGCCGTCACTGTCGACTTTCACGCCGGGACGCTGGCCGCAGTGGTCGGTCACAGTGGCTCGGGGAAGTCCACACTGCTCAACATCGCGGGTGGTCTGGAGCAGGCAACGTCCGGGACCGTCACGCTCGCCGGGCATGTCCTGACCAGGATGGGGCCCGCCGAGCTGACCCGGACCCGGGCCGGTTTCGTGGCGTACGTCTTCCAGGAGTACAACCTGATCCGCACCATGACGGTGCTGGAGAACGTCTGCCTTCCGATGGAACTGTCGGGGATGCCGCGGAAAGAGGCGCGCGAGAAGGCAGTTGAGGCGTTGGAGCGGACGGGGGTCCCCCGGCACACCCGGAAGTTCCCGGATCAGTTGTCCGGCGGCGAGCAGCAACGGGTTGCCATTGCCCGGGCCATCGCCGACCATCGGCCGCTGGTGTTGGCCGACGAGCCCACCGGGGCCCTGGACTCGGCGAACGGCGAGCACGTCATCGGGTTGCTGCGGGAGGTCGCGGACAGTGGCGTCGCCTGCGTGATCGCCACCCACAACCCGGAGGTGACGGCCGCAGCGGACCAGGTGGTCCGTCTGCAGGACGGCCGTATCGTCGCGGCAGGTGCCCCTTGA